Below is a genomic region from Coleofasciculus sp. FACHB-1120.
GAATTATCTCGTCACAATCGAGCCGTTGGTTTTGGCATCAACCACTGGTTTGACGAAGATGAAGAAATCTGATTGAAGAACTTATGGAATCGCCGCTAGACTATCTTAAAAAGCGTGCTAACGATGATTGGCTGATTGGTTACGACAGTCGCAAATTTATTAATATTGCCGAGCAATTATTTAATCAATTAACCCCGCTTGCGAACTCGGAAAATAAACCAAAAATATTACTAGCAGAGCGAGAACCAATCCAATTTATTGCCAGCTTCATCGCTGCCTGTGCCGCTGGTTGCCCAGTTTTTCTTTGTAATCCCAATTGGGTTAAACACGAATGGCAACAAGTTTTTGATTTAGTCCAACCAGACCTAATTTGGGGAGATTGCCCTTATCCTTTAACCTCCTCATCTTGTAGAGACAAAAATCGCGTCTCTACAACTATCAACAACTGGATTATGATTCCCACTGGAGGTTCATCAGGGCAGATTCGATTTGCTATCCACACCTGGGAAACCTTAATGGCATCCGTACAAGGTTTTAAACAGTATTTTCAAATAAATCAAGTAAATTCTTTTTGTGTATTGCCCCTGTATCATGTCAGCGGTTTGATGCAATTTATGCGTTCTTTCACCTCTGGCGGAAGATTGGCAATTGTGCCATTCAAAGAATTAGAATTTAGGGAACAATGCGAGATTGAGCCATCTAATTTCTTTCTATCATTAGTACCCACTCAACTGCAACGTCTCCTCCACAATCCAGATTTAACCGCCTGGTTATCCGGATTTCAGACAGTGCTTTTGGGAGGTGCCCCCGCGTGGATAGAACTTCTGGAAGAGGCGAGAAGCCACAGCATCCGCTTAGCACCCACTTATGGCATGACAGAAACCGCCTCGCAAATTGCCACCCTCAAACCAGAATATTTTCTCAACGGTACTAACAATTGCGGTCAGATTCTCCCCCATGCCAAAGTAACAATTTGTAGTTCTAGCAGCGAGATATTAGAAATCAACCAAGTAGGAACTATTACTATTCAATCTGGTTCTTTGGCACTTGGTTACTATCCCGAAAAATTTCCTAACCAACAATATTTCCAAGTAGATGACTTAGGTTTTATTGACGAACAAGGTAATTTAAATATTATCGGTCGTAGCAGTAACAAAATAATCACGGGTGGCGAAAACGTCTTCCCCTCTGAAGTAGAAGCCGCAATTCGAGCTACAGGTTTAGTTGATGATGTCTGCGTAATTGGTTTAGCTGACTCTAACTGGGGGCAAGTTGTAACAGCCGTTTATGTTCCCAGTAAATCAGACATTTCTACTTATACTCTACAAATAGAAATTGAAGATAAATTGAGCAAATTTAAACGCCCTAAATATTGGGTGCCAGTAGAAACATTACCAAGAAACGCTCAGGGAAAAGCAAACCGTGAACAGCTACAAAAAATTGCTTATAGTCAGGTATTTGAGTGACAGCATAATGAAGTGTAACGCACTCTATAAACTCTCTCTTATACTGTCTCTTCGCGTCCTTTGCCTCTTTGCGGTTTATGCCTCTTCTTCCTTCCATTGCTGGAGCCATCGAATCATCTCCGCCGGAATTTCTTTTCGACTTCTAGTAGCTGAATCAATGCAAACGTGCCGAGTAATTGCTTGCGCGACTACCCGATTCTCTGCAATAAACTGGTAATTAACTTCAACTTTTTCAGACGAAAGATGTTGAGGAATTAACTGAATAATTACCTTGTCCCCGCAAAACATCGGACTGAAAAAATCAACGCTGGCATGAACAATAGGAATCGCAACATTTGGGTTGCCGAAAAATAACTTGAGATTAATATCCGACGCTATCAGCGATTCTTCATAAGCTTCATGACACATTGCCAAGACATTGGCAAAGTAGACAACACCAGCGGCGTCGGTATCCTGAAAACGAATTGTTCGGGTATAAGTAAATGACATTTATAGATAGATGCGATCGCTTCGCCTTAAACTTTGTTCTACGTGTTCTTTAGCCTTTCTATTCTCCCATTTACCAGCCACTAATAATGTTTTTCAGTTCTCCAACATCTAGACAATCGAAAGCAAAAGCTTTGCGAAGCAGGTTGCTAGGAATAAACTCATCATACTTTTGCATTTTTAAAGGTTCTTCAACAGCAACTAAATCTAGCGCTGTAATCCTTTTATTGCAAAATGTCAGGATTTCCGAGCCAAGCTCTTCAACCCCATCTTTTCCAAGTTTAACCGTCATAAAGTATGGAGCTTGCCCCCCAATTTTCTTGATATCCAGAGACTCTCTACCAAAGAAATTTAGAAACCTTTCCAGGGTGCGGTAAGCGACAGTCCCCATCCAAGGAAAAATGCAGCAAGTTTTGCTTCCTAATGAAACGATGTTATTTCTTTCAAGTTCCCAAAATCGAGCTAATTGACGAGCTTCATTCAGGCGCTTTTTAGCATTACTTTGCAAATAGCTATACTGCGTATCCTCAAAAAGAACCTTTCGCATCCGTTCAAGAACTTTTGTATGAATATTGCTACTTCCACCATGCCACGAAATTTTCGCTTGACCTTGCGCTTGCTTGACAAAAACTGTTTTTGTTTTAACATCGCTATCCAAAACTTCCCACGTTCTCCCTGCCAAGGCAAAGCAATTGCCAACAGGCGGAGGCATCAGGATACTGCCAATTTCCATCGATTCGTCCCTGACAGCATACTCAATTGTGTCAGAAAAAACGGCGTAGAAATGGAAATTTTTTACAATTTTCTCCCCCGCTAATCCGATAATTAATTTGTCTCCCTCAGTCTGCTGAATATGGTCAAGCCCTACCAAGTTTCGTAGCAATTGCCTAAAATCATCTTTAGATATAGCCGCAAAAGGTGGTAAAGCTAAAACTTGCTGAGCTAAAGCTACAGGGGAGAGTTCCTCCATCGCTGCTAAAATACTCATTGTTTGGTGGTATAAAAGGCTAAAAGGATATTTAACCGGCTTGATTGGCTCAATCCAACGTTCTTCCAAGTAAAGTTGGATAATCGCGATAGATTGCAACAGTTGCCAAGGAATTTGATTAGGAAGTGATTCCTCTGTTGATAGCTCCTCTTCCGCGCAAACAAACCGCATATCTGCCGCACTTCCTCGCCTTCCCGAACGTCCCAATCTCTGCAAGAAACTGGATACCGAAAGAGGCGCATCTAATTGAATGACTCGCTCTAATTGACCGAGATCGATTCCTAATTCAAGCGTGATAGTTGCAGCAGTAACCGATGGAACTTTTGTATCGCGCATCGCATCCTCAGCCGCTTCCCTTAACGAGGTAGAAATACTGCCATGATGGACGTGATAAATATCTGGTAATCCTTCAGTTTCAGCTATTTCACGCAGACTGGCAATCACTGATTCTGTATCTGAGCGATTGTTAGCAAAAATCAGGCTTTTTCGAGATTTCGTGATATTAAAGATATGCCTGTAGTAAGGACTAAAAACTAAATCATCAGTCTCATCTGGTTCAACGGGAGAAACAAAAAAATGCTCTAAAGCCAGATTGATTTTTCGTTTTCCTCCCTCGATATCCGGAGTAATGACTGGCGTTTCGGTTCCCAGTCGCAGCCAGTCTTCAGCGAGTGAGTAATCGCCAAGGGTAGCCGATAAACCAATCCGACGGGTGGGATTTTTTACAAATTTTGAAAGGCGTGCCAACTGGCAGAGAATTTGGCAACCCCGTTCGGAACCCATAAAGGCATGGATTTCATCAATAATGACAAAACGTAAGTCTCCGAACAAGCGAAACAGTTGAGTATTTTTATTAATTAAGAGACTTTCTAAAGATTCTGGTGTTATTTGCAGAATCCCTTTCGGGTCTTTTAGAAGTTGTTTCTTCCGAGTCTGGGAAACATCACCGTGCCAGTGCCAGACTGGAATATCTGCTTCTTTTAAAAGGTCATTTAGACGCTCAAATTGGTCGTTAATTAACGCTTTTATCGGGCTAATATAAAGTGCCCCAATCGTTGTAGATGGGTTTTGATGTAATAAGGTTAAAACGGGAAGAAAAGCTGCTTCTGTTTTCCCGGAGGCGGTTCCAGCGGCGATTAACAAGTGAGCATCTGTGTCAAAAATAACTCTACAGGCTTCAATTTGAACGTCTCTTAATTCAGTCCAATCTTGGGTGTAGATATATTCTTGAATAAAAGGTGCTAATTTATCAAAAGCCTGTTCGCTCATAGGGTAAATTCTGCAAATTCGGTATTCCCATCTACCTCTGGGTTTTTGTCGGGAGAAGTCGGTTTAAAATTAGAACCATGAATAAGTTCTCTAAAAGAGATGCTGGGGTTTTGCTGGAGGATATTCAAAATACTGATAAAGTCGCGGACAACTTCACGTGGGGTCAAGAATTTGTCTGCACCTAAGCGATTGACAACTTCTTGCATAAACTCTTGCAAGTCACTCGGTTTCAGAGTTTTATTATAGTTGTAATGGGTAGCATGAATATCTACCAATCGGTGCAAAAGCTCGGATATATTTTGCTGGGTTAATATTTCTAGCTGGATGACGGGTGCTGAGGTATCCTGATGACCTCCTTTGACACGGCTGCTTAAGCGCGATCGCAATGCTTCATCACTATACAACCCCCGGCGTTTGTCTTCCACAAATTCGGGCGTTCCTCCGATAAAAATGCCGAGATTTTCTGCTCTTCCCTGCATCGTATCGTTGAACATTGCCAATAGCTTATCGTAGTTTTTTTGACGGGAAGCGGTATGAGTAATTTTATATAGATGAACAGCTTCATCCACTAAAATCAAAAGTCCTTTATAGCCAATATCGGCAACAAACTTGGCAACTAGCTTAATGTAGTCATACCAAGTCTCATCGTCAATGATGACACGCACTCCCAGCGCGGTTTTTGCCTCAGTTTTAGTCCCAAATTCTCCCCGCAACCAACGCAGCGCCGCCTCCTTTTTATCATCGTCATCAGAACGATAGCCGCGCCAATAGGCGATGATGACATTTGCAAAGTCAAACCCGTGAACTAAGCCTTCTATATCCTTAACGACTTCCCGAATTTTCTCTTCCACTTGATCGTCAAAACCAGTGTCGTTGGGTCGCATCCCGCTTTCTTGTGCAACTTGGTTTTGAATATTATTAATCCATCCTTCCAAAATCGGCGTGAAAGCGCCACCTTCTGGGCGAATTTTGGTGGAAAGATTCTGCATTAATTCTCGATAAGTTGCAACCCCTTTTCCGTCAGTTCCTGCGAGTCGCCTTTCCGGAGATAAATCAGCGTCAGCTACTACGAAACCTCTTTCCATCGCGTGGTTACGAATCAGTTGTAGCATAAAGCTTTTACCGGAACCATAGCGTCCTACAACGAAGCGAAATCCGGCACCGCCTTCGCCAATATTCTCGAAATCCTGTAAAATAGCTTTGACTTCTTTTTCTCGTCCGACAGCAATATGTTCCAGACCAATTCTAGGAACAACACCTGCACCAAGAGAACTGATTAAAGCATTCGATATTCTTTTGGTAATTTTGAGTTTTGTCATTTTTTAAAATAGTTTATTTGTTGCTAAGGCGAGCAAAGCTTTGACGTTTCTCATTCCGTCTCACCGACGGGGAATGAAGTAAGGTTTTTGATTTGGTTTATTTAGGTTTTTATAATAAATTTTGATAAATCGTTCGTTTTATAAAACTAAGTTTCGAGCATCTTCTTCACTTTTGTCAAGTGTTCTTCTGCAATCTCAGGCGGAATCGATGCCGAACCTGGTTCAATAATAAAATCGCCAATGGTATTTATAGCATGTTCGTTTATTGCATCTATCAATAGTTGAGGCATAGTTATATTTGTCTCAGCAATTTTCTTGAGCGTTGTACCTGGATTTTTTTGCTCTACTATGGCTTTGATTATCTGAATATCATCATTTGTAAGTTTTGTTTTTAGAGCAATCCATTCCGCTGATAAATTTTCTGATGATTGTTTTTTTTGTATTTCTATAAAAGGGATTGCCTGGGATTGCCCTTTTTGAGCTTTTTGGGAATTCAAATTCCAACTTTTTAACTGCTTGTATTCCAACTTCAAAGAGGATACTTGCCCTTGCAATTGACCTAATTCTACTTTCAAAGACACCAGAGATTGATTCAACGCTGTTCTCTGTGCTTCCAGCGTCTGAATCTGAGCTTGCAGATTATCTACTTCTGATTGTAAAGGGCGT
It encodes:
- a CDS encoding DEAD/DEAH box helicase; protein product: MSEQAFDKLAPFIQEYIYTQDWTELRDVQIEACRVIFDTDAHLLIAAGTASGKTEAAFLPVLTLLHQNPSTTIGALYISPIKALINDQFERLNDLLKEADIPVWHWHGDVSQTRKKQLLKDPKGILQITPESLESLLINKNTQLFRLFGDLRFVIIDEIHAFMGSERGCQILCQLARLSKFVKNPTRRIGLSATLGDYSLAEDWLRLGTETPVITPDIEGGKRKINLALEHFFVSPVEPDETDDLVFSPYYRHIFNITKSRKSLIFANNRSDTESVIASLREIAETEGLPDIYHVHHGSISTSLREAAEDAMRDTKVPSVTAATITLELGIDLGQLERVIQLDAPLSVSSFLQRLGRSGRRGSAADMRFVCAEEELSTEESLPNQIPWQLLQSIAIIQLYLEERWIEPIKPVKYPFSLLYHQTMSILAAMEELSPVALAQQVLALPPFAAISKDDFRQLLRNLVGLDHIQQTEGDKLIIGLAGEKIVKNFHFYAVFSDTIEYAVRDESMEIGSILMPPPVGNCFALAGRTWEVLDSDVKTKTVFVKQAQGQAKISWHGGSSNIHTKVLERMRKVLFEDTQYSYLQSNAKKRLNEARQLARFWELERNNIVSLGSKTCCIFPWMGTVAYRTLERFLNFFGRESLDIKKIGGQAPYFMTVKLGKDGVEELGSEILTFCNKRITALDLVAVEEPLKMQKYDEFIPSNLLRKAFAFDCLDVGELKNIISGW
- a CDS encoding 2-succinylbenzoate--CoA ligase, encoding MESPLDYLKKRANDDWLIGYDSRKFINIAEQLFNQLTPLANSENKPKILLAEREPIQFIASFIAACAAGCPVFLCNPNWVKHEWQQVFDLVQPDLIWGDCPYPLTSSSCRDKNRVSTTINNWIMIPTGGSSGQIRFAIHTWETLMASVQGFKQYFQINQVNSFCVLPLYHVSGLMQFMRSFTSGGRLAIVPFKELEFREQCEIEPSNFFLSLVPTQLQRLLHNPDLTAWLSGFQTVLLGGAPAWIELLEEARSHSIRLAPTYGMTETASQIATLKPEYFLNGTNNCGQILPHAKVTICSSSSEILEINQVGTITIQSGSLALGYYPEKFPNQQYFQVDDLGFIDEQGNLNIIGRSSNKIITGGENVFPSEVEAAIRATGLVDDVCVIGLADSNWGQVVTAVYVPSKSDISTYTLQIEIEDKLSKFKRPKYWVPVETLPRNAQGKANREQLQKIAYSQVFE
- a CDS encoding ATP-binding protein, coding for MTKLKITKRISNALISSLGAGVVPRIGLEHIAVGREKEVKAILQDFENIGEGGAGFRFVVGRYGSGKSFMLQLIRNHAMERGFVVADADLSPERRLAGTDGKGVATYRELMQNLSTKIRPEGGAFTPILEGWINNIQNQVAQESGMRPNDTGFDDQVEEKIREVVKDIEGLVHGFDFANVIIAYWRGYRSDDDDKKEAALRWLRGEFGTKTEAKTALGVRVIIDDETWYDYIKLVAKFVADIGYKGLLILVDEAVHLYKITHTASRQKNYDKLLAMFNDTMQGRAENLGIFIGGTPEFVEDKRRGLYSDEALRSRLSSRVKGGHQDTSAPVIQLEILTQQNISELLHRLVDIHATHYNYNKTLKPSDLQEFMQEVVNRLGADKFLTPREVVRDFISILNILQQNPSISFRELIHGSNFKPTSPDKNPEVDGNTEFAEFTL
- a CDS encoding thioesterase family protein yields the protein MSFTYTRTIRFQDTDAAGVVYFANVLAMCHEAYEESLIASDINLKLFFGNPNVAIPIVHASVDFFSPMFCGDKVIIQLIPQHLSSEKVEVNYQFIAENRVVAQAITRHVCIDSATRSRKEIPAEMIRWLQQWKEEEA